In one window of Verrucomicrobiia bacterium DNA:
- the glgP gene encoding alpha-glucan family phosphorylase encodes MISQAPSSSELAELRAGLHRLARNLWWTWNQDAQDLFQELSPRSWQNLYHNAVAVMWEVSDYELKVHLMEPAFRQRVKDVLADFDAYLAEPNTWAKEHAPELAERPVAYFSAEFGFHETLPIAAGGLGVLAGDHAKAASDLGLGFVGISLFYREGYFQQAIDQNNWQTEYYAWLDPKNLPLEPVVDGKGEPVRCHVRLGMSTVHFRAWRVNVGRCPVYLLDPHVDGNEEHFRNMASRVYGGDNSTRIMQEILLGVGGVRLLRTLGIEPSVFHMNEGHAAFLILELVREKLAAGMGFDEALAGVREHCVFTTHTPVEAGHDRFSPELMSYMAHKFQTQLGLTHEQLMALGRVKADDATEPFCMTVLALKGSRAANGVSELHGAVSREMWRGLYPGASTDEVPIGHVTNGVHLPGWMKGTARRFWYDKYCDWERANGSSGPAAPHLRTADFWERLVNSGEFWERMADPTFTTDEELWSLRYKLRRQLVEFARRRLLIQGQRISQRDFIEFDHLLSTDALTIGFARRFATYKRAPLIFDHFEQIVGLTRDSQRPVQFIFAGKAHPRDDAGKTFIQKIIHLSKHSELKGRLVFIENYDIHIARQMTSGCDVWLNNPRRPLEASGTSGMKTTTHGCLNLSILDGWWREGWNGENGFAIGDDSHPADVVEQDRRDTENLYRVLTEEVIPCYYDRDGNGLPRQWLKRIRNAMVTLAPKYTTWRMVQEYVAKYYLAR; translated from the coding sequence CGCGCTCGTGGCAGAACCTTTATCACAACGCGGTGGCGGTGATGTGGGAAGTGTCGGATTACGAGTTGAAGGTCCACCTGATGGAGCCGGCGTTCCGGCAGCGGGTGAAGGATGTGCTGGCGGACTTCGACGCGTATCTGGCGGAGCCGAACACCTGGGCGAAGGAGCACGCGCCGGAGCTGGCGGAGCGGCCGGTGGCGTATTTCTCGGCGGAGTTCGGGTTTCACGAGACCCTGCCGATTGCGGCGGGGGGCTTGGGGGTGCTGGCCGGGGACCACGCGAAGGCGGCGAGCGATCTTGGGCTGGGGTTTGTGGGGATCAGCCTGTTTTACCGGGAGGGGTACTTCCAGCAGGCGATCGACCAGAACAACTGGCAGACCGAGTACTACGCGTGGCTGGACCCGAAGAACCTGCCGCTCGAGCCGGTGGTGGATGGGAAGGGGGAGCCGGTGCGCTGCCATGTGCGGCTGGGGATGAGCACCGTTCATTTCCGGGCGTGGCGGGTGAATGTGGGGCGGTGCCCGGTCTATCTGCTCGATCCGCACGTGGACGGGAACGAGGAGCATTTCCGGAACATGGCGAGCCGTGTGTACGGGGGCGACAACTCGACGCGCATCATGCAGGAGATTCTGCTGGGCGTGGGCGGGGTGCGGTTGCTGCGCACGCTCGGGATCGAGCCGTCGGTGTTCCACATGAACGAGGGGCACGCGGCGTTTCTGATTTTGGAACTGGTGCGGGAGAAGCTGGCGGCGGGGATGGGTTTCGACGAGGCGCTGGCGGGGGTGCGCGAGCACTGCGTGTTCACCACGCACACGCCGGTCGAGGCCGGGCACGACCGGTTCAGTCCGGAGCTGATGTCCTACATGGCGCACAAGTTCCAGACGCAGCTTGGGTTGACGCACGAGCAGTTGATGGCGCTGGGGCGGGTGAAGGCGGATGACGCGACGGAGCCGTTTTGCATGACGGTGCTGGCGCTGAAGGGATCGCGCGCGGCGAACGGCGTGAGCGAGCTGCACGGGGCGGTCAGCCGGGAGATGTGGCGCGGGTTGTATCCGGGGGCTTCGACGGACGAGGTGCCGATCGGGCATGTGACCAACGGCGTGCATCTGCCGGGTTGGATGAAGGGGACGGCGCGGAGGTTCTGGTACGACAAGTACTGCGACTGGGAGCGGGCCAACGGGAGTTCGGGGCCGGCGGCGCCGCACCTTCGCACGGCGGATTTCTGGGAGCGGCTGGTGAACTCCGGGGAGTTCTGGGAACGGATGGCGGACCCGACGTTCACGACGGACGAGGAATTGTGGTCGTTGCGGTACAAGCTGCGGCGGCAGCTGGTGGAGTTTGCGCGGCGCCGGCTGTTGATCCAGGGGCAGCGGATTTCGCAGCGGGACTTCATCGAGTTCGACCATCTGCTGAGCACGGATGCGCTGACCATCGGGTTTGCGCGGCGGTTTGCGACATACAAGCGGGCGCCGCTGATATTCGATCATTTCGAGCAGATCGTGGGGCTGACGCGCGATTCGCAGCGGCCGGTGCAGTTCATTTTCGCGGGCAAGGCGCATCCGCGGGACGACGCGGGGAAGACGTTCATCCAGAAGATCATCCACCTGAGCAAGCACAGCGAACTCAAGGGGCGGCTGGTGTTCATCGAGAACTACGACATCCACATCGCGCGGCAGATGACCAGCGGCTGCGACGTGTGGTTGAACAATCCGCGGCGTCCCCTCGAGGCCAGCGGCACCAGCGGGATGAAGACCACGACGCACGGGTGCCTGAATCTCAGCATTCTTGACGGATGGTGGCGCGAGGGCTGGAACGGCGAGAACGGATTCGCCATCGGGGACGATTCGCATCCGGCGGACGTGGTGGAACAGGACCGGCGGGACACGGAGAACCTGTACCGGGTGCTGACCGAGGAGGTGATCCCCTGTTATTACGACCGGGACGGCAACGGGCTTCCGCGGCAGTGGCTCAAGCGGATCCGCAACGCGATGGTCACGCTGGCCCCGAAGTACACCACCTGGCGGATGGTGCAGGAGTACGTGGCGAAGTATTACCTCGCGCGATAG